CTGACGAATTCCTCAACTTCATTCTTTCACTGTCTTGATACTCCTTGATAGTGAAGCTTGAGAGCTCGGTGTTTCCTTTATCTTGATATGAAGCTAGAGGTCACTTTTAGCTACAGTGGAAGTGATGGTTCTACTGCTGATCTTGTGATCCATCCCCATGAAACAATTGGAAACAGTTCCTGGAAATAAGACTTTCACAGTAAGGTTCTCCATCTGTCAATTTCTTCTCGCAACTTGTTTCTGCATCAATCCGATCTATGATACCGTGAGTTTCCACCTCTGTTAAAAAGCCAACATTTTTGGTGAAAACTAGGCTTCAGCATTGAAAGATGCCCCAAAAGTTTCTGCACAGGTTGGCTGATGAGAACCCGGAGTTGCAGAAGCAAATAGGATGTATGTCTGGTATCTTCCAAATTTTTGATCGGCAACATCTTCTGGTTGGGAGGAGCAACAGTGGTAACAGCAGTAGAACTGTGTCTCCAGGTACCACTTTTGTTATCTGCTGCAGCATTTCTAGTTGTAGCTTTAGAAATATTGTTTCTGGTATGAGAGTTTCTGAATCACTGAAATCCAACAACAGAAAAGTATATAAATAAACTCAAGCATTGCATTCATATTCTCTTTTTCAGCTATTCAGAATGCAATATATCACTTCATTTTCGGTATCAGAGTTCCTGAATTACTGCAACCAGTATTGCATTCATATTCACTTTTTCAGACATGCTATGAATCACAATCTATGAAAACTATATCAAGTATATAGCTTATATGAAGTTATGAACATTTAGATCAAAATTTTGTTGCGTTTTTGATTTCCATGGTATAAACTCTGAAGCTATTGAATACCTTCAGGACAGATTCATGATAGCAGAAAGATTCGGTCAGATCATGGCACAAGTTCTCATAATTTGCAGGTATGTTTCATTAAACCTTATCCAAATTTATATGCTACTTTTATGTATTTATGATCCTTATTCTATTTTCAGGAGAAGAAACTCAGCAAAAACTTCTCAATGGAATCATCAAAGACTTCATTTTCTTCATCATCCTATTCATCATTTTCTTCTATTGATTGTGACAAGTCAACCCCGAAAGATTTTTCACCTGTTAAACGAAGTATATATGCAGAGAGATTCACAAAgagttcatcaaagtcaaagaatgaGTCTGATGTGAAACAAACACATTATAAGCCTAAAAATGAGCTGACAAACTCACCGATTCAATTTGGCAGCCAGTCTTTTGATCTCAGAGAAGCAGTAAAAGAATCCATCAACAAGAATTCTCAGGGCCTACCGGTAAAAACCTTAATCACAGAGGAAATGAGGCACTATGTGTCTGATCAAAAAGATTCTCCACTATCAAATAGAATTTCAAAGTTAAAGGATGCATCATATAGAACCAGAACTGAAGGAAAATCACAAATTTCGGTTGATCTGAATCGATCTTTTCAGATGCTGGACAAGTTCAAAAGTGCACCTGAGTACTTTTTAGAAGCTAATGCATCACCAAGAAAGCAATGTCCGATGAACAGCACTTCCAATCCAGTATCAAAGGGATCTCCAAGATTCTCCTTTGATGGAAGAGAGTCAAATTCCTTTCTGAACTCAAAAGATGGCAATATGTCCACATCCAAGCTGAGAGAATGCCCAAGATTATCATTAGATAGCAGGGTAAGCTTGCTCAGAAGGCTCAATACTTTTGACACAAAACAAAATTCAATTATGGACAATCTAGACCGAACTATCATCCATGGGAGAGCTTCCAAGGGTTTAGATCGTCAGCAAGAAATGACACATCATAAGTGCTCGTCAAGCTTAGTTGCGAAGCTCATGGGAGTAGAAACAATGCCAAACTTCGACAAGGAGCAGCTGAACCTGACAAAAACAGATGGAGGCAAAGACTATAGTGGCTTAAATAGGCAGAAGAATGGTTTTTGCATCTCCGACACATCCACCATCAGTCAGGATAATGCTTGTAAAAGTTTCATCAGGGAACCAACCAGTCCACAATTCAGAATTCCTGATGCAACACCAAGGCTACTTGAAGAAACAACTCCTAGGAGGCATCTTGAAATGATGGTCGGAAAAAGGGTGGATCACATGAAGCAGCAGCCTGGATATGTCTATAGAGAAATTGAGGCAAGGTTGACAGAGCTTGAGTTCAAGAAGTCCAATAAGGACCTAAGGGCTCTTAAACAAGTAATAGATTCCATTCACACAAAGGGCCATTCACCAAAGATGGAAGATGGACAGACTTCAACAGCTCCAGTTTGTAGCACTCCAAGTGGGAATTATAGGAATGCAAGAACAGTAGATGCTGGATACAAGCAAATCACCACTAGTACAGTGACCTCAGTGCCAAAAGGAAGCAACTCTCCAAGAGCTTTTGAGTCTCCCATAGTGATTATGAAGCCCTCAACATCTGTCACTAGATCAGAGCTCTCTTCCAATTCAGCTATCCCTTTAGAGCACATAAGATCTCTTAGGAGGTTACGTATGCATGATCCTGCTAATAAGAAGACATCTTCGACTAGTGTTGAAATGGTAAAAGACAGAAGTCCTAAGCGCAGTTTCAGGGAACAACCTAATTCTGAATCTCCTTCCTCGATCGCAAAGGGCAGGATGGAGCACAAATGTTCGCAAAATACTGGTGTGAGCATGGCACAAGTTTCAAGAAGTTCAGTAAAAAGCTTGAATTCTATTCATACAAGATTACAGAAGAAAAAGATTGAAAACCAAGATGGACAAAACCTTCCAGTTCCAAAATTGGAGAATCTCCAGAAACATTCTGCCAATAGATATTCAGGATCAGTATTGCCTAGAAACAGGCTCAGACAAAAACCAGCTCATTCGCAAGTAAATGCTCATCAGTTCAATGATACTTGTCGTGAAGCAATAAATTTGAGTCACCAGGCAGATGAAATCTCTGTGATATCAGATAGTAATGGTAGCCGTGCATCACAGATGGACTGGTCTGTAGAGCTAAAATTGCCATCTTCTCAGCAAGATATTTCCAGTCCATCTAGAAGCACGGAAAGTTATTCGTTATCATCCTCCAATTATACGGTATGAGAATTTCATTTTGATACTCCAGTTTAATCATCAGTTCATGTCACAAAAGTAACAAGAAACACCAGCAATCAGGGTTTGACAAAAGTTGTCACAGCCCGTTTAACCCAACCCATAACCTTGTGGGACAAGATACAAGAGTGACATGCAAGGCTTTATAGATTTTAACATGTGTATTAACCAAATTGAGTTCAAGTTTATACTGAACTTGTCACGACTCAATGAGACATGATTCATTTATAAGCCAGGAATCTAAATTGCCATCCTAGCAGCAATAGTTTGCTGAAGAATGAGCCTGAAATGACTTTATTTGTGGTTGAGTAACATTGATATTATGAGTTACTTTATTGGGTTGAACATAACATCATAGGTgatcattttgttttttttttttaaatgttcctACAAATATTTAGACTTACAATGCAAAATGTTTGATGCAGCTCCTATTTAGCATAGTTCCTCTGAAACTGATAATTGTTCATTTATATGATTTCAGAAGTTCTCATGTGGTTCAAATCAACAAGTTTCAAGTAAACCTGTAGAAATTTCTACCAAGCAGTCAAGTCCAATCTCTGTTTTAGATATTTCAGTGCATCGAGATGATCTACCTGTTTTGCCAATGGAAGGACTTCCTAATGAAGTTGGAGGTAAGGCTCTTTCAGCAGGCGCTCTCTTGTTTTCTTCATCATTTGTTACATTTACTATGAATCGATCCTAGAAATGGGTCACATACTGCCTCTGAACGATCCTTAATTGCAAATATCTTTCTTCAATCATGTTCTTCATTTGTTGCAGCCACTTAAGGATTACTAGACAACTAACTGGCCAACTAACCTTGAGATCAAGGTCTTAAGGCACTCTTGGGAATTTATTTACTGTAGTAGGTAGCACAAAAATAACATTGATTAGCCTTCATAAAATCTTTCTAACTTGTACCATACAACACCTATATATGCATAAGCACTATTCTTACTAGCAATTGATTACCCTTCATAAATCCCTCCAACTTGCATACTATGGCATCTACGTATGTTTAAGAACTGTTTCTACTAGCAACTATAATGTCAGGATCAACCTGTCAACATTCTACTAAATAAACTAAGAAATATTTCTCTGAGCTTCAACCAGATTCCTTTTATTGACCATCAATGTATTATTTGGACATGAATAAAACCTCCTAATTGATGACAGATGATGATATCCAGACTTCTGCTAGTGACATGCATGACATTCCATCACAAAACCTGAAAGCCAGATACAGTCACAAGAGGCTCGAGAAAGTTGACAAGTTGATTCAGAAGCTCAGACAGCTAAGCCCAGAGGATGATGATGGAGCTTCCAAAACTGATCATATTTCTTCATTGTGTGAGACAAAGTGCCCAGACCATCGCTTTGTGTATGAGACACTACTGGCATCTGGCATTTTGATGAAAGATTTAACTTCCAAGTTGGTGACCGAAAATCCAATCCAACTCTGCCCTTCTTCACACCTAATAAATCCTGAATTATTCTTTGTGTTAGAGAGAACAAAATCGCACTGGCAGACCACGCCTGAATGCATCAAGGAAAGCACTTGTCAGCTGAGATCTGATCTTGAAAAGCTAAATCGCAAGTTGTTATTTGATCTAGTGAATGAACTACTAAAACAGAAGCTCAAGCTGAGTGGTCCAGAAGCTCAATTATCACTATTGCATTGGAACCTGATTCCCAAGTTCCCCAGTGGACAGTGCTTGGCAAAGGAACTGTGTGATGATATTGAGCGTCTCAAAGCCAGGAGTTCCTCTGCCAGAAGCTGTGTAGATGCTACTACTTCAATCTCAAGTGAAGATATGCTACAGCAATTGGAGGGGTGGACGGGCTTCTGTGAAGGGTTACCTGAAATAGGGATAAGCATTGAGAGGTTGATATTTAGAGACCTGATTGAGAATCTGCTTGATGAAGTTCTTCATTGAATGGATGCATTTAGCTTGCAAGTCAAGGCTAGCTGAAGATGCAGGCACATTTGCTAGATAAGCCTAAGATAGTGCTTGTTATCAAATTTTAATGAAAGCAAAAAACATCTCATGGCAAGGTGAATATCCCAAACATCTGATGCATCGGGTATGCTTTAGATTGATGGGATGTATAAGTTCTAGCttaatattttctatttcttttttatcCTAATCTTCTTTTTTTGTTTCTATCCCTTAAAAGTATTTGCATATATGTGGAACTGTGAACAAAGTTACATAGTGGTTGGTAAAAGGATTTGCAAGAAAGAAAACTTCCATTAACAAATAATGTAGTCACTCTATTCCTTTATAGTTTGAAACAATTCTCTGACTTATAATGATAGATTTGAAGATGTAGATACTTACATGATGATTTATAAttcaagaagaaaattcaaaCCTATTATTAAAACCTTAACATTTACTCTGTtaacatataaataaaaaaaaattatggattTCCAATGAAAATTTTCACATACATAGGATTTCTCAAATAGTGCATGCACAACCAAATTTGAGAAACCGAGCATGTTCTGTGTACCATCCGTGGAAATGTAGTTTAGAGCTGCGTGAGATAACGAGGCTTATCAATAACTTCCTTTAGTATAATCTCTAAATCTCTAatctcttcttcttgccttttctTCATCATCCATCAAACAATGAATCCTTTTTGGCATCTAATCAGTGTAAATCTTTTGTCAACTCCAATCTTGAAACTAATTGCTGCTCTGCTGTTAGGGAGGACATGAACCATATGACTTATAACCAGTTGATCAGGGGACATGAACCATATTAATATAACCAGTTGTTCTAGATGTACATACAGTTTCTTGTAACAAAAACATGTGAATCTGccaaaaaaaaaatgcatttatgaaaataatttagGCCAAAAAACTTACAAAATCACCACAAATCCTTGCACGAACAGTTTCCATCTCTAAAATGATGAAACCTCACATTGTCTCTCACAATTATCTGTAATCCTGTAACCTTAGCCACGAATTTGATAGTATTGTGGCAGTCTCCACATATTCTCAAGTTCTTGAACACCCGAATGACCGATTCGCTGCTCACATTTAGGACGCCGAATGCAACCGCAAGTTTCTCACTGTGACTGCACAGCAACTCCTCTTTTTCCTCTTCAGCTACATCTTGCAGAACATATTCAGTATCAGGAAGATAGCCATCAAACCTCATCTTCTCCCTGATATCTTTCAGAAAACCATATATTGCCTCTCGGTGAGGGTTCTTGTCATCACCTTTGACGAAAGTGTAAACCTTGTCCCTTACTTGAACCCAAGTGCACCCTGGTACTTTGGTGACACCTCTATCCCGCATTCTATCCCTCATTATAACCCTAACGCTGGAAGCCTCATCCCACATCTTGGCGGACACTAGTATGTTTGACAACAACACATAATTCCCAGGATTCTCAGGTTCGATTTCAAACAAATGTGCCGCAGCAATTTTTGCTAACTCCACATTTTTATACACTCTGCATGAAGCAAGTAATGCTCCCCATGCACCCACCGTAGGTTGCATGGGCATGTTTTGAATCAGTTCATATGCCTCTTCAAGATGACCAGAGCGGCCGAGGACATCTACCATGCAGGCATAGTGATCGGCATCAGGCTGAAGCCCATGATCCTTACTCATAGAATGAAAAATTGACTTTCCTTCAACAACCAACTGTGAATGACTGCAGCCAGTCAAAACAACTGTAAATGTGACTGAATTAGGCTTGACACCACATTTGAGCATTTGATGGAAAACTGACAATGCATCCTCACCGCAACCATGCATTGAATTCGTCAAG
This region of Zingiber officinale cultivar Zhangliang chromosome 9A, Zo_v1.1, whole genome shotgun sequence genomic DNA includes:
- the LOC122020215 gene encoding protein LONGIFOLIA 2-like is translated as MPQKFLHRLADENPELQKQIGCMSGIFQIFDRQHLLVGRSNSGNSSRTVSPGQIHDSRKIRSDHGTSSHNLQEKKLSKNFSMESSKTSFSSSSYSSFSSIDCDKSTPKDFSPVKRSIYAERFTKSSSKSKNESDVKQTHYKPKNELTNSPIQFGSQSFDLREAVKESINKNSQGLPVKTLITEEMRHYVSDQKDSPLSNRISKLKDASYRTRTEGKSQISVDLNRSFQMLDKFKSAPEYFLEANASPRKQCPMNSTSNPVSKGSPRFSFDGRESNSFLNSKDGNMSTSKLRECPRLSLDSRVSLLRRLNTFDTKQNSIMDNLDRTIIHGRASKGLDRQQEMTHHKCSSSLVAKLMGVETMPNFDKEQLNLTKTDGGKDYSGLNRQKNGFCISDTSTISQDNACKSFIREPTSPQFRIPDATPRLLEETTPRRHLEMMVGKRVDHMKQQPGYVYREIEARLTELEFKKSNKDLRALKQVIDSIHTKGHSPKMEDGQTSTAPVCSTPSGNYRNARTVDAGYKQITTSTVTSVPKGSNSPRAFESPIVIMKPSTSVTRSELSSNSAIPLEHIRSLRRLRMHDPANKKTSSTSVEMVKDRSPKRSFREQPNSESPSSIAKGRMEHKCSQNTGVSMAQVSRSSVKSLNSIHTRLQKKKIENQDGQNLPVPKLENLQKHSANRYSGSVLPRNRLRQKPAHSQVNAHQFNDTCREAINLSHQADEISVISDSNGSRASQMDWSVELKLPSSQQDISSPSRSTESYSLSSSNYTKFSCGSNQQVSSKPVEISTKQSSPISVLDISVHRDDLPVLPMEGLPNEVGDDDIQTSASDMHDIPSQNLKARYSHKRLEKVDKLIQKLRQLSPEDDDGASKTDHISSLCETKCPDHRFVYETLLASGILMKDLTSKLVTENPIQLCPSSHLINPELFFVLERTKSHWQTTPECIKESTCQLRSDLEKLNRKLLFDLVNELLKQKLKLSGPEAQLSLLHWNLIPKFPSGQCLAKELCDDIERLKARSSSARSCVDATTSISSEDMLQQLEGWTGFCEGLPEIGISIERLIFRDLIENLLDEVLH